Proteins from a genomic interval of Anolis sagrei isolate rAnoSag1 chromosome 1, rAnoSag1.mat, whole genome shotgun sequence:
- the POLR1C gene encoding DNA-directed RNA polymerases I and III subunit RPAC1 isoform X1, with product MAAPGSVEEMRSRVVLGEFGVRNAHTTDFPGNYSGYDDAWDRTKFEKNFRVDIISMDESTLEFDMVGIDAAIANAFRRILLAEVPTMAVEKVFVYNNTSIVQDEILAHRLGLIPICADPRLFEYKSEEDECDEINTLQFQLKIKCSRNLEAPKESSDPNELYINHKVYSKHMEWVPLGSQADNMNAGFRPVHDDILIAQLRPGQEIDVLMHCVKGIGKDHAKFSPVATASYRLLPDITLLKPVEGETAEKLKKCFSPGVIEVEEIKGKKIARVANARLDTFSREIFRHDDLKNLVRLARVRDHYIFSVESTGVLPPDVLVSEAIKILIGKCQHFLEELKSIQKK from the exons ATGGCGGCGCCCGGGAGCGTGGAGGAGATGCGGAGCCGAGTGGTTCTGGGCGAGTTCGGAGTCCGCAAC GCCCACACAACAGACTTTCCCGGGAATTATTCTGGATATGATGATGCTTGGGATAGAACTAAGTTTGAAAAG AATTTCAGAGTAGATATCATCAGCATGGATGAAAGCACACTGGAGTTTGACATGGTGGGGATTGATGCAGCAATTGCTAATGCTTTCCGACGcatcttgcttgctgag GTGCCAACCATGGCTGTTGAGAAGGTCTTTGTATATAATAACACCTCCATTGTGCAGGATGAAATTTTGGCTCATCGTTTAGGACTGATCCCTATCTGTGCAGATCCTCGTCTCTTTGAATATAAAAGTGAAG AGGATGAATGTGATGAAATTAACACTCTGCAATTCCAGCTGAAAATAAAATGTAGCAGGAACCTCGAGGCACCTAAGGAATCATCTGACCCGAATGAACTCTATATTAATCACAAAG TTTACAGCAAGCACATGGAATGGGTGCCACTGGGGTCTCAGGCAGACAACATGAATGCTGGCTTCCGTCCTGTTCATGACGACATCCTCATTGCTCAACTGCGGCCTGGCCAAGAGATTGATGTCCTTATGCACTGTGTAAAGGGCATTG GTAAAGACCATGCAAAGTTTTCTCCGGTGGCCACAGCCAGCTACCGCCTGTTGCCAGATATTACTCTGTTGAAACCTGTTGAAGGGGAAACAGCTGAGAAACTAAAGAAGTGCTTTTCACCTGGTGTTATTGAAGTTGAGGAAATAAAAG GGAAAAAAATAGCAAGAGTGGCTAATGCTCGACTGGACACGTTTAGTAGAGAAATTTTTCGTCATGATGACTTGAAAAACCTTGTGCGTTTGGCTCGAGTACGAGATCATTACATTT TCTCTGTAGAGTCAACAGGAGTCCTACCTCCAGATGTATTGGTGAGTGAAGCAATTAAAATATTGATTGGTAAATGTCAGCATTTTTTGGAGGAACTGAAGTCTATCCAGAAGAAATAA
- the POLR1C gene encoding DNA-directed RNA polymerases I and III subunit RPAC1 isoform X2 translates to MDESTLEFDMVGIDAAIANAFRRILLAEVPTMAVEKVFVYNNTSIVQDEILAHRLGLIPICADPRLFEYKSEEDECDEINTLQFQLKIKCSRNLEAPKESSDPNELYINHKVYSKHMEWVPLGSQADNMNAGFRPVHDDILIAQLRPGQEIDVLMHCVKGIGKDHAKFSPVATASYRLLPDITLLKPVEGETAEKLKKCFSPGVIEVEEIKGKKIARVANARLDTFSREIFRHDDLKNLVRLARVRDHYIFSVESTGVLPPDVLVSEAIKILIGKCQHFLEELKSIQKK, encoded by the exons ATGGATGAAAGCACACTGGAGTTTGACATGGTGGGGATTGATGCAGCAATTGCTAATGCTTTCCGACGcatcttgcttgctgag GTGCCAACCATGGCTGTTGAGAAGGTCTTTGTATATAATAACACCTCCATTGTGCAGGATGAAATTTTGGCTCATCGTTTAGGACTGATCCCTATCTGTGCAGATCCTCGTCTCTTTGAATATAAAAGTGAAG AGGATGAATGTGATGAAATTAACACTCTGCAATTCCAGCTGAAAATAAAATGTAGCAGGAACCTCGAGGCACCTAAGGAATCATCTGACCCGAATGAACTCTATATTAATCACAAAG TTTACAGCAAGCACATGGAATGGGTGCCACTGGGGTCTCAGGCAGACAACATGAATGCTGGCTTCCGTCCTGTTCATGACGACATCCTCATTGCTCAACTGCGGCCTGGCCAAGAGATTGATGTCCTTATGCACTGTGTAAAGGGCATTG GTAAAGACCATGCAAAGTTTTCTCCGGTGGCCACAGCCAGCTACCGCCTGTTGCCAGATATTACTCTGTTGAAACCTGTTGAAGGGGAAACAGCTGAGAAACTAAAGAAGTGCTTTTCACCTGGTGTTATTGAAGTTGAGGAAATAAAAG GGAAAAAAATAGCAAGAGTGGCTAATGCTCGACTGGACACGTTTAGTAGAGAAATTTTTCGTCATGATGACTTGAAAAACCTTGTGCGTTTGGCTCGAGTACGAGATCATTACATTT TCTCTGTAGAGTCAACAGGAGTCCTACCTCCAGATGTATTGGTGAGTGAAGCAATTAAAATATTGATTGGTAAATGTCAGCATTTTTTGGAGGAACTGAAGTCTATCCAGAAGAAATAA